Proteins encoded within one genomic window of Thioploca ingrica:
- a CDS encoding riboflavin biosynthesis protein ribF: MELIRNQSQLRPHHQNCVATIGNFDGVHLGHQAILRQLMLQAQQRQLPAVVIIFEPQPPEFFAPQQANARLTRLREKLMALRRYGVTRVLCLHFNTQLAALSAHEFIEKILVQGLQIQHLVVGDDFRFGRDRQGHFGLLQQLGQQYGFTVASQPTFIIEGERVSSTRVRQALEQGDMPTAQQLLGRPYTLCGRVRYGQQRGRSIGFPTANIFLHRPISPLTGVFAVTLHGIHQQPLPGVANLGTRPTVDGTQFLLEVHLFDFQKTIYGQYVEVEFICKLRNEQRFNSFEALKQQIVQDVQVAKAVFFS; this comes from the coding sequence ATGGAATTGATTAGAAATCAATCGCAACTCCGTCCTCATCATCAAAACTGTGTTGCCACCATCGGTAATTTTGATGGTGTCCATTTGGGACACCAAGCGATTTTGAGGCAATTAATGCTGCAGGCGCAACAACGACAATTGCCCGCAGTGGTCATTATTTTTGAACCGCAACCGCCAGAATTTTTTGCTCCGCAACAAGCGAATGCCCGCTTAACTCGATTACGCGAGAAACTCATGGCGCTGCGTCGTTATGGTGTAACCAGAGTGTTATGTTTGCACTTTAACACTCAATTAGCGGCCTTATCTGCCCATGAGTTTATAGAAAAAATCTTAGTGCAAGGACTGCAAATACAACATCTCGTGGTGGGAGATGACTTTCGTTTTGGACGAGATCGTCAAGGTCATTTTGGGTTGTTACAACAACTGGGTCAGCAATATGGTTTCACCGTAGCCAGCCAACCGACTTTTATTATCGAGGGTGAACGAGTGAGCAGTACCCGAGTTCGACAAGCGCTAGAACAGGGAGATATGCCAACGGCGCAACAACTCTTAGGCAGACCTTACACGCTGTGTGGACGGGTTCGTTATGGACAACAACGGGGACGTAGTATAGGCTTTCCAACGGCTAATATTTTTCTGCATCGTCCAATTTCCCCACTCACCGGGGTATTTGCAGTGACTCTACATGGCATTCATCAACAACCTTTACCGGGGGTTGCGAATTTGGGAACTCGCCCAACGGTGGATGGTACCCAATTCTTGTTGGAAGTACACTTATTTGATTTTCAAAAAACCATTTATGGACAGTATGTTGAAGTTGAATTTATTTGCAAATTAAGAAATGAACAACGCTTTAATTCTTTTGAAGCCTTAAAACAACAAATTGTGCAAGATGTACAAGTTGCCAAGGCCGTATTTTTTAGTTGA
- a CDS encoding dynamin family protein, translating to MSAATQIENRLKQLESHLQEENDVLQEVVQSFRELDKIAYQLGILATEQSYATRVSWWPMISILGTFSAGKSTFINYHLGYELQRTGNQAVDDKFTVICFSGDNQTSILPGIALDADPRFPFYQISRDIATITASSGQGVDAYLQLKTCASEQLRGKILIDSPGFDADSQRTSTLRITKYIIDLSDLVLVFFDARHPEPGAMRDTLEYLVANTMGRTDSNKFLYILNQMDTTAREDNPEEVVAAWLRSLAQAGLTAGRFYRIYNPNVCMPFQDSQVKERFDRKCQADMKEIRERMDQVGIERAYRIIGVLEQTAKNIEHKIVPQLQELIQRWKTRVIRTEIVLGITLAILAGVGLATTNITLNYNWQSPLTQGVIGLIIVVAIWIHFKISKMIANRILRRLQHEPLREEEREGLIRAFRKNACFWRILLVWFINQPVGWREKTRQRIYHILNGVDNHVQKLNNRFTNPSGKKTPSAPASHSEPMKSP from the coding sequence ATGTCAGCAGCGACTCAAATCGAAAACCGACTTAAACAGTTAGAGTCTCATCTCCAAGAAGAAAATGATGTGCTTCAAGAAGTGGTCCAGAGCTTTCGGGAACTGGATAAAATTGCTTATCAATTAGGTATTTTAGCGACAGAACAATCTTATGCTACCCGCGTGTCCTGGTGGCCCATGATTTCTATACTCGGCACTTTTTCCGCCGGTAAATCTACTTTTATCAACTATCATTTGGGCTACGAGCTACAACGAACCGGTAATCAAGCGGTTGATGATAAATTTACAGTCATTTGTTTTAGTGGTGATAATCAGACCAGTATTCTCCCCGGTATCGCCCTAGACGCTGATCCCCGCTTTCCTTTTTATCAAATTAGCCGCGATATTGCCACGATAACGGCGAGTTCCGGACAAGGCGTTGATGCCTATTTGCAGTTAAAAACTTGCGCTAGTGAACAATTACGCGGCAAAATTTTAATCGATTCCCCGGGTTTTGATGCGGACAGTCAACGGACTTCCACTTTACGAATTACTAAATATATTATTGATTTGTCTGATTTAGTCCTGGTTTTTTTTGATGCGCGTCATCCGGAACCGGGTGCCATGCGGGATACGTTGGAATATTTGGTAGCCAATACTATGGGTCGCACTGACTCGAATAAATTCCTGTATATCCTTAATCAAATGGATACCACCGCGCGAGAAGATAATCCCGAAGAAGTCGTCGCCGCTTGGTTACGTTCATTGGCACAAGCGGGCTTAACGGCGGGGCGTTTTTATCGAATTTATAATCCGAATGTTTGCATGCCTTTTCAGGATTCTCAAGTCAAAGAACGCTTTGATAGAAAGTGTCAAGCCGATATGAAAGAGATTCGGGAACGCATGGACCAAGTGGGGATAGAACGGGCTTATCGGATCATTGGCGTGCTGGAACAAACCGCTAAGAATATTGAACATAAAATCGTTCCGCAATTACAAGAATTAATTCAACGTTGGAAAACGCGCGTGATTCGCACTGAGATTGTTCTTGGAATCACTTTAGCTATCCTAGCCGGGGTTGGATTAGCAACCACGAATATCACTTTAAATTATAATTGGCAATCGCCGCTGACGCAGGGAGTAATCGGCTTAATTATTGTGGTAGCGATATGGATACATTTTAAGATAAGTAAAATGATTGCTAATCGAATTCTGCGCCGACTTCAACATGAACCACTCCGTGAAGAAGAACGAGAAGGTTTGATACGTGCCTTTCGGAAAAATGCTTGTTTTTGGCGAATATTATTGGTTTGGTTTATTAATCAACCGGTGGGTTGGCGTGAGAAAACTCGCCAGCGAATTTATCACATTTTAAATGGAGTTGATAACCACGTCCAGAAGTTGAATAATCGCTTTACCAATCCCTCTGGCAAAAAAACGCCCTCAGCACCCGCCAGCCACTCTGAGCCAATGAAATCACCTTAA